Proteins encoded by one window of Musa acuminata AAA Group cultivar baxijiao chromosome BXJ2-9, Cavendish_Baxijiao_AAA, whole genome shotgun sequence:
- the LOC135622973 gene encoding beta-glucosidase 12-like has translation MALGLCSLLLPLSLLILMVAAQEHTEQKDVHRSSFPTGFIFGAASAAYQYEGAAAEGHRGPSIWDTFTHDHPEAIADRSTGDVAIDFYHRSKEDMGFLKYMGMDAFRFSISWSRILPNGSLSGGVNQEGVDYYNTLINDLLDHGLQPFVTLFHWDLPQGLESQYQGFLSPSIVNDFRDYSEICFKEFGDRVKHWITLNEPWTFCDRGYSSGIFAPGRCSPWTEGKCTEGDSSREPYLCAHHQLLSHAAAVKRYRRKYQASQKGMIGITLITHWFVPYSNSKSDEDAVSRALDFMFGWFMDPLTQGDYPFTMRAIVGNRLPKFTAKQSKMVRGSFDFIGLNYYTTYFANSISLLTKLNASYETDSYTLQSGKRQGTPIGTQAASDWLFVYPEGIREALLYLKNRYNNPIIYITENGVDEVNNASWPLNEALQDDMRVDYYKNHLYFVEKAIREGVDVRGYFAWSLLDNFEWSDGYTVRFGIVYVDYRNGLKRYPKTSAHWFQEVLNN, from the exons ATGGCTCTCGGACTCTGTagccttctcctccccctctccttgCTGATACTGATGGTGGCAGCGCAAGAGCATACGGAGCAGAAGGATGTGCATCGAAGCAGTTTTCCGACGGGTTTCATCTTCGGAGCTGCCTCCGCCGCGTATCAG TACGAAGGCGCTGCTGCTGAAGGTCATAGGGGACCAAGTATTTGGGATACCTTCACCCACGATCAcccag AAGCGATAGCAGATCGAAGCACCGGCGACGTGGCCATAGATTTTTATCATCGCTCCAAG GAAGATATGGGCTTCTTGAAATATATGGGCATGGATGCTTTCAGGTTCTCCATTTCCTGGTCCAGGATACTACCCA ATGGAAGTTTGAGTGGTGGAGTAAATCAAGAAGGCGTAGATTATTACAACACTCTTATTAATGATCTTCTAGACCATG GCTTGCAGCCCTTTGTGACCCTCTTCCACTGGGATCTTCCTCAGGGTCTTGAATCACAATACCAAGGTTTCCTTAGCCCAAGTATCGT GAATGACTTCCGCGACTACAGCGAGATATGCTTCAAGGAATTCGGGGACCGGGTAAAGCATTGGATCACGTTGAACGAGCCATGGACGTTTTGCGACAGGGGGTATTCGAGCGGTATATTTGCACCCGGTCGGTGTTCTCCATGGACTGAAGGCAAGTGCACCGAAGGCGATTCGTCTCGGGAGCCCTACCTCTGTGCTCACCATCAGCTGCTATCCCATGCAGCTGCCGTGAAGCGGTACCGACGCAAGTATCAG GCATCTCAGAAGGGAATGATAGGCATAACACTGATCACTCACTGGTTCGTGCCTTACTCGAATTCCAAATCTGATGAAGATGCTGTGTCACGAGCTTTAGATTTCATGTTTGGATG GTTTATGGATCCTCTGACTCAAGGCGACTATCCATTTACGATGAGGGCGATCGTCGGGAATCGCCTGCCAAAATTCACTGCCAAGCAATCTAAAATGGTTCGAGGATCATTCGACTTCATCGGACTAAATTACTACACCACCTACTTCGCTAATAGCATTTCCCTTTTGACAAAACTTAACGCCAGCTACGAAACCGATTCCTACACACTCCAGAGCG GTAAACGACAAGGGACTCCCATCGGCACTCAG GCTGCCTCGGATTGGCTATTTGTTTACCCAGAGGGCATCAGAGAGGCCTTGTTGTATCTTAAGAACAGATACAACAACCCAATCATCTACATCACTGAGAACG GAGTCGACGAGGTCAACAACGCGTCATGGCCACTTAACGAAGCCCTACAAGATGATATGAGGGTTGACTACTACAAGAATCATCTATACTTCGTCGAGAAAGCTATCAG GGAAGGAGTCGACGTGAGAGGATACTTCGCATGGTCGTTGCTGGATAACTTCGAGTGGTCCGACGGCTACACGGTTCGCTTCGGGATCGTATACGTCGACTACAGGAATGGGTTGAAGAGATACCCCAAGACCTCTGCTCACTGGTTCCAAGAAGTACTTAATAATTGA